Proteins encoded within one genomic window of Rhodospirillaceae bacterium:
- a CDS encoding S26 family signal peptidase translates to MTPPRIVVRGRRTIFTGRRRGGGRAWAGLVLMGVLAALWLAAASRVHVNASWSDDAWGYLVLPIGEPAIGDTVLFEPPASVGARTPYLKTVRGLPGAVLTVDTRAEDADRTVRIDGAPVARAKSHALDGRPLVAVAPGVVPDGHYYLHADHPDSHDSRYAEIGPVPRERILGRAVALPELPWLGLEGPLVGPEDAGPAAEILVPETLVPGALVPETRR, encoded by the coding sequence GTGACGCCCCCGCGGATCGTTGTCCGGGGCAGGCGGACGATCTTCACCGGCCGCCGGCGCGGTGGCGGACGCGCCTGGGCCGGGCTCGTGCTCATGGGCGTGCTCGCCGCGCTGTGGCTGGCGGCGGCCTCGCGCGTCCATGTCAACGCGAGCTGGTCCGACGACGCCTGGGGCTATCTCGTGCTGCCGATCGGCGAGCCCGCCATCGGCGACACCGTGCTGTTCGAGCCGCCGGCTTCCGTGGGCGCGCGGACCCCTTACCTCAAGACGGTGCGCGGCCTGCCGGGCGCGGTACTGACCGTAGACACTCGTGCCGAAGACGCCGACCGGACGGTTCGGATCGACGGTGCGCCGGTCGCGCGCGCGAAGAGCCACGCTCTCGACGGGCGGCCGCTCGTAGCGGTCGCTCCGGGCGTCGTTCCCGACGGCCATTACTACCTGCACGCCGATCATCCCGACAGCCACGACAGCCGCTACGCGGAGATCGGGCCGGTGCCGCGCGAGCGCATCCTGGGACGGGCAGTGGCGCTCCCCGAACTCCCCTGGCTCGGCCTCGAAGGCCCGCTGGTGGGGCCGGAAGATGCCGGCCCGGCGGCGGAGATACTCGTTCCGGAGACACTCGTCCCGGGGGCACTCGTGCCGGAGACGCGGCGATGA
- a CDS encoding conjugal transfer protein TraH, whose translation MVTRTAMAAILLLAIAAPARADVLSEMQSFWQGTVSNVTGPTAFEGQASGHWTLGNLYMRAPVRSEQIATVNLPSFRAGCGGIDAFAGAFSFIDSDQLVAFARSVAQNAAGFAFELALETISPVIAETMSKLRALAQWVNAQNLNSCETAQALVGAAWSKNDRASAAICAAIGTSQGIFSDYAAAKHGCGAEGKRNSTLASASGEIADQVPVNVNYAWKAVRASSFLSGDTGLAEFAMSVTGTMIVTAPISDGDASGPRVRILEPLALDRRVTEALMEGGAELPVYRCDTADRCLNPTLGRLTVPAGDGFRGRVATLLRDLVDAVRADTAPTPAALGLVNLTTLPVYRVANVAAAYRGAVVDQEMDALAEAVALDVLHVWISDLHRTVEERAGTLDVADGEQLRRWRDGLRSNRTALSRHRNEGLRRFNVALGVVEKLRLIETELAGALSADLRAALAFSRGGAGAGSR comes from the coding sequence ATGGTCACGCGGACGGCGATGGCAGCGATCCTGCTTCTGGCGATCGCCGCACCGGCCCGCGCGGACGTGCTCTCGGAGATGCAGTCGTTCTGGCAGGGGACGGTCTCGAACGTCACCGGCCCGACCGCGTTCGAGGGCCAGGCGTCGGGGCACTGGACGCTCGGCAACCTCTACATGCGCGCGCCCGTGCGCTCCGAGCAGATCGCGACCGTCAACCTGCCCTCGTTCCGGGCCGGTTGCGGCGGCATCGACGCCTTCGCGGGCGCGTTCTCCTTCATCGACTCCGACCAGCTCGTGGCCTTCGCCCGCTCGGTGGCGCAGAACGCGGCGGGCTTCGCCTTCGAGCTGGCGCTCGAGACCATCTCGCCGGTGATCGCCGAGACCATGTCGAAGCTGCGCGCATTGGCGCAGTGGGTCAACGCCCAGAACCTGAACTCCTGCGAGACCGCGCAGGCGCTGGTCGGCGCGGCGTGGTCGAAGAACGACCGCGCGAGCGCCGCGATCTGCGCCGCGATCGGGACCTCGCAGGGCATCTTCTCCGATTACGCCGCGGCGAAGCACGGCTGCGGCGCCGAAGGGAAGAGGAACTCGACGCTGGCCTCGGCTTCCGGAGAAATCGCCGACCAGGTGCCGGTCAACGTCAATTACGCCTGGAAGGCGGTGCGCGCGTCTTCGTTCCTCTCCGGCGACACCGGCCTCGCCGAGTTCGCCATGTCGGTCACCGGCACGATGATCGTCACCGCGCCCATCTCCGACGGCGATGCCAGCGGCCCCCGGGTGCGCATCCTGGAGCCGCTGGCGCTCGACCGGCGGGTGACGGAGGCGCTGATGGAGGGCGGCGCCGAGCTCCCGGTCTATCGCTGCGACACCGCGGACCGCTGTCTCAACCCGACGCTCGGACGGCTGACGGTCCCGGCCGGCGACGGCTTCCGGGGCCGGGTGGCGACGCTGCTGCGCGACCTGGTGGACGCGGTGCGGGCGGACACCGCGCCGACGCCCGCCGCACTCGGCCTCGTCAACCTCACCACGCTCCCGGTCTACCGGGTCGCCAACGTCGCCGCCGCCTACCGGGGCGCGGTGGTCGACCAGGAGATGGACGCGCTCGCCGAAGCCGTCGCGCTCGACGTGCTCCACGTCTGGATCTCCGACCTGCACCGGACGGTGGAGGAGCGCGCCGGGACCCTGGATGTCGCCGACGGCGAGCAGCTCCGGCGATGGCGCGATGGATTGCGGTCCAACCGCACGGCGCTGTCGCGCCACAGGAACGAAGGGCTCAGGCGGTTCAATGTAGCGCTGGGCGTGGTCGAGAAGCTGCGGCTGATCGAGACCGAGCTCGCGGGCGCGCTCTCGGCCGATCTGCGCGCGGCATTGGCCTTCTCGCGCGGCGGCGCGGGCGCGGGGTCGCGCTGA
- a CDS encoding conjugal transfer protein TraF has translation MTIAPIRAAGRLLPRILAALGVWAALGASAAGGDTRAGDTRAGDTRAGDTRAGEWRPWCGDAGGTASLGWHFYCDRDDDREEELPAPELTAPPAVSGSATARIEAMRERLEEARAEAILDPTPEKVAAYLELQQAALQRAAVFSDAFRRTVWATPALDYTLRRPVGALAKRLWSDGRRAEIADALATLGERYGLIYLGHPDCGGCRVFGPLLRAFAMRHGLDVLAVSVTGGPLDGWPEAVPDNGRAARLGLSGSPLPAVVLFDIETKRALPVGFGVLAEDQLAERIFVLTRLEMGGDY, from the coding sequence ATGACGATCGCCCCCATAAGAGCCGCCGGGCGTCTCCTGCCGCGTATCCTCGCGGCGCTCGGGGTCTGGGCCGCGCTCGGGGCGTCCGCGGCGGGCGGGGACACGCGTGCCGGAGACACTCGTGCCGGGGACACGCGTGCCGGGGACACGCGTGCCGGGGAATGGCGCCCGTGGTGCGGCGACGCCGGCGGAACCGCGTCGCTCGGCTGGCATTTTTATTGCGACCGCGACGACGACCGGGAAGAAGAATTGCCGGCTCCGGAACTGACCGCTCCGCCGGCCGTCTCCGGCAGCGCCACGGCGCGCATCGAAGCCATGCGCGAACGCCTGGAGGAGGCGCGGGCGGAGGCGATCCTCGATCCGACCCCGGAGAAGGTCGCTGCGTATCTGGAGTTGCAGCAGGCGGCGTTGCAGCGCGCCGCTGTGTTCTCGGACGCCTTCCGCCGCACGGTGTGGGCGACACCGGCACTCGACTACACGCTGAGGCGGCCCGTGGGCGCGCTCGCCAAGCGGCTCTGGTCCGACGGGCGCCGCGCCGAAATCGCCGACGCGCTTGCCACGCTCGGGGAGCGCTACGGGCTGATCTACCTCGGCCATCCCGACTGCGGCGGCTGCCGGGTGTTCGGGCCGCTGCTGCGCGCCTTCGCCATGCGGCACGGTCTCGACGTGCTCGCCGTCTCGGTGACCGGGGGGCCGCTCGATGGCTGGCCCGAGGCGGTGCCGGACAACGGGCGCGCGGCCCGGCTCGGGCTCTCCGGCTCGCCGCTTCCCGCCGTCGTGCTGTTCGACATCGAGACGAAACGGGCGCTCCCGGTCGGCTTCGGCGTGCTCGCCGAGGACCAGTTGGCGGAGCGCATCTTCGTCCTCACCCGGCTGGAGATGGGCGGTGATTACTGA
- a CDS encoding TraU family protein, which produces MKSLRFLLLAVALLALMPSANALAQACSGRFVNPIADVCWECLFPISIGPIRIGSASGAPDTPNPSSPICFCGSPIPRIGLSLGVWEPARLVDVTRTPWCFPNLGGLTIDPGLPAARGRTGSSGGDGAAGSVWHAHYYVYPLLSWIGALLDLGCLEGGSLDIAWVSELDPAWLDDELSFLLNPEAALFANLPAQAACAADCAAASAGLPLDPLFWCAGCQGGMYPLTGNVAAHVGGVQASLLAAQRLAYRLHRAGLAWGTSGSAALCGRYPMPIMKKSQYRWQMTVPVPATSPATGCNPTGRSSVLWESLRELPVSGESFGYLLWRKRTCCIL; this is translated from the coding sequence ATGAAGTCCCTCCGTTTCCTCCTGTTGGCGGTCGCGCTTCTCGCGCTCATGCCGTCCGCAAATGCGCTGGCGCAGGCGTGCTCGGGGCGCTTCGTCAACCCGATCGCGGACGTCTGCTGGGAGTGCCTGTTCCCGATCTCGATCGGCCCGATCCGGATCGGCAGCGCCTCCGGCGCGCCGGACACGCCCAACCCGTCCTCGCCGATCTGCTTCTGCGGCTCGCCCATCCCCCGCATCGGCCTCTCGCTCGGGGTGTGGGAGCCGGCAAGGCTGGTCGATGTCACCAGAACCCCATGGTGCTTCCCCAACCTCGGCGGGCTCACCATCGACCCGGGCCTCCCCGCCGCGCGCGGGCGCACCGGGTCCTCGGGCGGCGACGGCGCGGCGGGCTCGGTCTGGCACGCGCATTACTACGTGTATCCGCTCTTGTCCTGGATCGGGGCGCTGCTCGATCTCGGCTGCCTCGAAGGGGGCTCGCTCGACATCGCCTGGGTCTCGGAGCTCGACCCCGCCTGGCTCGACGACGAGCTGTCGTTCCTGCTGAACCCGGAGGCGGCGCTCTTCGCGAACCTTCCGGCCCAGGCCGCGTGCGCGGCAGACTGCGCGGCGGCCTCGGCCGGCCTGCCGCTCGATCCGCTCTTCTGGTGCGCGGGCTGCCAGGGCGGGATGTATCCGCTGACCGGCAATGTGGCGGCCCATGTCGGTGGCGTGCAGGCCTCGCTGCTGGCGGCCCAGCGGCTGGCCTACCGCCTGCACCGGGCGGGGCTCGCCTGGGGCACGTCGGGCTCGGCCGCGCTCTGCGGGCGCTACCCGATGCCGATCATGAAGAAGTCCCAGTACCGTTGGCAGATGACGGTGCCGGTGCCGGCGACGTCGCCCGCGACCGGCTGCAACCCGACCGGGCGCTCCTCGGTTCTGTGGGAGTCGCTCCGCGAGCTGCCCGTCTCGGGCGAGAGCTTCGGGTACCTGCTGTGGAGGAAACGCACATGCTGCATCTTGTAG
- a CDS encoding ATP-binding protein, with protein AVVLMLVVFLATQRMYHGERTRAKAIVIDEAWDLLSGEDSRAFLEGAARRARKYRGALITGTQSVNDYYANPAARAAWENSDWTIFLAQKDESVELLKQEKRIHCDPGMERALKSLTTAEGRYAELLLHGPDGWRVARLVLDRWSVALFSSRGPAFAAVERLKAEGFSTVQAIDRLAGDDSPADDARLTGGESTGGDPHRTGNETGNRAEQGGGGDRAASGRDIEHADEKGADE; from the coding sequence GGCGGTGGTGCTGATGCTGGTGGTCTTCCTCGCCACCCAGCGCATGTATCACGGCGAGCGCACCCGGGCGAAGGCGATCGTCATCGACGAGGCCTGGGACCTGCTCTCGGGCGAGGATTCAAGGGCGTTCCTGGAAGGGGCCGCGCGAAGGGCGCGCAAGTACCGAGGCGCGCTCATCACCGGCACCCAGTCGGTCAACGACTACTACGCCAATCCGGCGGCGCGTGCGGCGTGGGAGAACTCGGACTGGACGATCTTCCTCGCCCAGAAGGACGAATCCGTCGAGTTGCTGAAGCAGGAGAAGCGCATCCACTGCGACCCCGGCATGGAGCGGGCGCTCAAGAGCCTGACCACCGCCGAGGGGCGCTACGCCGAGCTGCTGCTGCACGGCCCGGACGGCTGGCGCGTCGCGCGCCTCGTGCTCGATCGCTGGTCGGTGGCGCTGTTCTCCTCGCGCGGCCCCGCCTTCGCCGCGGTCGAGCGCCTCAAGGCCGAGGGGTTTTCCACCGTCCAGGCCATCGACCGGCTGGCGGGGGACGATTCCCCCGCAGACGACGCTCGTCTCACGGGCGGCGAGTCGACCGGAGGCGACCCCCATCGCACCGGCAACGAAACCGGCAATCGCGCGGAACAGGGCGGCGGCGGAGACCGCGCCGCTTCCGGTCGCGACATCGAACACGCGGACGAAAAGGGAGCAGACGAATGA
- the trbC gene encoding type-F conjugative transfer system pilin assembly protein TrbC, translating to MLHLVESLGQRTRTLVRDGLFAVSAMALCWAPALADDLDVKPDGAALDAARSLSAEVMRRAGDGDLGAWTQGVIDRALARAGGAARDAAAETGTAASLPAERHAALIGSGVAARPDSPELLVFMSLSVPAASWVQWAREAALAGVPLVLRGVADGGLRATVKAVGERLGGAEAGSLPRTRSGVAIDPRLFRLFGVERVPAVAVVPGGVSACTSRGCAGDLSPPHDLVTGNIGLTAALEAIAAEGGPGRGVARRALERLDRER from the coding sequence ATGCTGCATCTTGTAGAAAGCCTCGGACAGCGTACCCGAACCCTCGTCCGGGACGGGTTGTTCGCCGTGTCGGCGATGGCGCTGTGCTGGGCGCCGGCCCTGGCGGACGACCTTGACGTAAAGCCCGACGGGGCGGCGTTGGACGCCGCGCGAAGCCTCAGCGCCGAAGTGATGCGCAGGGCCGGGGACGGCGATCTCGGCGCGTGGACGCAGGGTGTGATCGACCGGGCCCTGGCACGGGCCGGCGGGGCCGCACGGGACGCCGCCGCCGAAACCGGGACCGCCGCCTCGCTCCCGGCCGAACGCCATGCGGCGCTGATTGGGAGCGGCGTCGCCGCGCGTCCGGACTCCCCCGAACTCCTCGTCTTCATGAGCCTCTCGGTCCCGGCCGCGAGCTGGGTGCAATGGGCGCGCGAGGCTGCGCTGGCGGGCGTGCCGCTGGTGCTGCGCGGGGTCGCAGACGGCGGGCTGCGGGCGACCGTGAAGGCGGTGGGCGAGCGCCTCGGCGGGGCGGAGGCCGGGAGCCTGCCCCGGACACGATCCGGGGTCGCCATCGACCCCCGCCTGTTCCGGTTGTTCGGAGTCGAGCGCGTGCCGGCGGTGGCGGTCGTGCCGGGCGGCGTTTCGGCGTGCACGAGTCGCGGCTGCGCCGGCGACCTTTCCCCGCCGCACGATCTCGTCACCGGCAACATCGGGCTCACGGCCGCGCTCGAAGCCATCGCCGCCGAGGGCGGTCCCGGACGCGGTGTGGCGCGGCGGGCGCTCGAACGCCTTGATCGGGAGCGATGA
- the traN gene encoding conjugal transfer protein TraN: MWKPTQSPPSRMDFAIESAIRFVRLLAWTAMLVLGCALLWVSLAGASWAEDPKAAARAIGTAGTAAAGAIARDGSSAAAVPGYAGTDPAERNIGANDIEDAARARLADPDDPGGAAGRAVIEGVTVRPPTSVPATDPLVQRSDGIAASPQSSAHGASGIASGGVADCGAGVADAESGDACGRVVTCVGAGCETVAPQGNTGFVDAAARLNMVLEMGGEEFDRDNLRFFAGKRRACRIRWGGLANCCRNSGLLVGLANCSAAEIELGKQRHAGNTHYLGTRCARRIFGVCLKRERVWCVFTSKLGRILHQQARPQLGIGWGSCRGFTVAEIERIDFDRLDLTEFTENLIDGSMEPSVSLPDKGGTQSFMRDRVRDFYSRGQ, from the coding sequence ATGTGGAAACCGACGCAATCGCCGCCGAGCCGCATGGACTTCGCCATCGAGAGCGCGATCCGGTTCGTCCGCCTGCTGGCGTGGACCGCCATGCTGGTGCTGGGGTGCGCCCTGCTCTGGGTGTCTCTTGCCGGCGCGTCGTGGGCGGAGGATCCGAAGGCGGCGGCGCGCGCCATCGGAACCGCCGGAACGGCGGCGGCGGGGGCGATCGCGCGCGACGGATCGAGTGCCGCGGCGGTGCCGGGCTATGCCGGAACCGACCCGGCGGAGCGCAATATCGGCGCGAACGATATCGAGGACGCGGCGCGGGCGCGCCTCGCCGACCCGGACGATCCGGGCGGGGCGGCCGGGCGCGCGGTGATCGAGGGCGTGACGGTGCGCCCTCCCACGAGCGTGCCGGCAACCGACCCCCTGGTGCAGAGATCGGACGGCATCGCGGCGTCGCCGCAGTCTTCGGCGCACGGCGCGTCCGGGATCGCCTCGGGTGGTGTCGCCGACTGCGGCGCCGGCGTGGCCGATGCGGAGAGCGGGGACGCGTGCGGGCGGGTCGTGACTTGCGTCGGCGCCGGCTGCGAGACTGTGGCGCCGCAGGGCAACACCGGGTTCGTCGATGCCGCCGCGCGCCTCAACATGGTGCTGGAGATGGGCGGCGAGGAGTTCGACCGCGACAATCTTCGGTTCTTCGCCGGGAAACGCCGGGCCTGCCGCATCCGCTGGGGCGGTCTCGCCAACTGCTGCAGGAACTCGGGCCTGCTAGTCGGTCTGGCCAACTGCTCGGCAGCGGAGATCGAGCTCGGCAAGCAGCGCCACGCCGGCAACACGCATTACCTGGGCACGCGCTGCGCCCGGCGCATCTTCGGGGTGTGCCTGAAGCGCGAGCGGGTGTGGTGTGTGTTCACGTCGAAGCTCGGGCGCATCCTGCACCAGCAGGCACGGCCCCAGCTCGGGATCGGCTGGGGAAGCTGCCGGGGCTTCACCGTTGCCGAGATCGAGCGCATCGACTTCGACCGGCTCGATCTCACCGAGTTCACCGAGAACCTGATCGACGGGTCGATGGAGCCCTCGGTGTCGCTGCCCGACAAGGGCGGCACGCAGAGCTTCATGCGGGACCGTGTGCGCGACTTCTATTCGAGGGGACAGTGA
- a CDS encoding TrbI F-type domain-containing protein yields MNEARVILSTVLLAAGVAAAVAAGVTRMAAENGPPVASVRLAELAAEHAERAAQGGGSADEIRASTRAWAAALEQALGEIAERRRVVLLPSRAVAAGAPDLTGLVRSMVEDTGAGDPRAGDRLKYAPSGKEDRP; encoded by the coding sequence GTGAACGAGGCTCGGGTGATCCTCTCCACCGTCCTGCTGGCGGCCGGCGTCGCGGCGGCGGTCGCGGCCGGCGTGACGCGAATGGCGGCAGAAAACGGTCCGCCTGTCGCGAGCGTCCGCCTCGCCGAGCTCGCGGCGGAGCACGCGGAGAGGGCTGCGCAGGGGGGTGGGTCAGCCGACGAGATCCGGGCCTCGACCCGCGCCTGGGCTGCGGCGCTGGAGCAGGCGCTCGGCGAGATCGCCGAACGCCGGCGCGTGGTGCTGCTGCCCTCCCGCGCGGTCGCGGCCGGTGCGCCGGACCTGACCGGCCTGGTCCGCTCGATGGTCGAGGACACCGGTGCCGGCGACCCTCGGGCCGGAGACAGGTTGAAGTACGCGCCCTCCGGCAAGGAGGACCGGCCGTGA